The following are from one region of the Salvia hispanica cultivar TCC Black 2014 chromosome 1, UniMelb_Shisp_WGS_1.0, whole genome shotgun sequence genome:
- the LOC125216507 gene encoding transcription factor bHLH153-like isoform X2 translates to MMQHKRSPASVNQSSFANLMPKRLKIDAPLSSKEKKERVSERVSALQQLVSPYGKTDTASVLLEAMEYISFLHEQVKVLSAPYLCSTEGEEACGLRAKGLCVVPTCFILEVGSSNGADIWAPIKTSPPSARRLVSDEGASVVTYC, encoded by the exons ATGATGCAGCACAAGAGAAGCCCGGCCTCAGTTAACCAAAGCTCGTTCGCGAACTTGATGCCTAAAAGACTCAAGATTGATGCCCCTCTCTCTTCCAAA GAGAAGAAGGAGAGGGTGAGCGAACGCGTCTCTGCACTTCAACAGCTCGTCTCGCCATATGGAAAG ACTGATACAGCCTCAGTCCTTCTTGAGGCAATGGAGTACATAAGCTTCTTGCACGAGCAAGTCAAG GTGTTGAGTGCTCCATATCTATGTAGCACAGAG GGCGAGGAGGCGTGTGGCCTCAGAGCAAAGGGCTTGTGTGTCGTGCCAACGTGTTTCATTCTTGAAGTTGGAAGTAGCAATGGTGCTGATATATGGGCTCCAATCAAGACCAGCCCCCCTAGTGCGAGGAGGCTGGTGTCGGATGAGGGTGCTTCGGTCGTGACTTACTGCTGA
- the LOC125216507 gene encoding transcription factor bHLH153-like isoform X1: MMQHKRSPASVNQSSFANLMPKRLKIDAPLSSKEKKERVSERVSALQQLVSPYGKTDTASVLLEAMEYISFLHEQVKVSSLLISLCRVGMKMTSFWPPQVLSAPYLCSTEGEEACGLRAKGLCVVPTCFILEVGSSNGADIWAPIKTSPPSARRLVSDEGASVVTYC; encoded by the exons ATGATGCAGCACAAGAGAAGCCCGGCCTCAGTTAACCAAAGCTCGTTCGCGAACTTGATGCCTAAAAGACTCAAGATTGATGCCCCTCTCTCTTCCAAA GAGAAGAAGGAGAGGGTGAGCGAACGCGTCTCTGCACTTCAACAGCTCGTCTCGCCATATGGAAAG ACTGATACAGCCTCAGTCCTTCTTGAGGCAATGGAGTACATAAGCTTCTTGCACGAGCAAGTCAAGGTATCGTCTCTCTTGATCTCTTTATGTCGCGTtggaatgaaaatgacgtCGTTTTGGCCTCCACAGGTGTTGAGTGCTCCATATCTATGTAGCACAGAG GGCGAGGAGGCGTGTGGCCTCAGAGCAAAGGGCTTGTGTGTCGTGCCAACGTGTTTCATTCTTGAAGTTGGAAGTAGCAATGGTGCTGATATATGGGCTCCAATCAAGACCAGCCCCCCTAGTGCGAGGAGGCTGGTGTCGGATGAGGGTGCTTCGGTCGTGACTTACTGCTGA